GAAAAAAGTGATGGTCAACACCAGCTATATTTTCCCCTAGTACTGGGACTGGGTTTGCCCTGCCCCATCGGTGAGAAAAAGGAAAAAAGGGACAAAATCTAAGCTTCTGGAGTGGCTGCAACTTCTGCTTCGGCCGCTTCTTCCACTTCCTCAGCGGCTTCTACTTCTAGATTATCTCCATCCAAACCTTCGTCAAACTCTTCGTAGTCATCGCTGACATCCGGTTGACCATGGCGACCTTCATAGATTGCATCGGCCAGTTTGCCCACAATCAATTTGATCGAACGGATGGCGTCATCGTTAGCGGGGATAGGCACATCGACCACATCTGGGTCACAGTTGGTATCCAACATGGCAATGATGGGAATACCGAGCTTTTGGCATTCATGAATGGCGTTATGTTCCCGCCGTTGGTCCACGATTACCACCACGTCGGGGAGCTTGCGCATATTTTTAATACCGCCCAGGTATTTTTGTAATTTGCCCAATTCCCGCCGGAGCATGGAGCCTTCTTTTTTACCCCGACGGTCAATGCCGCCACTGGCTTCTAGGGCTTCCAATTCCTTCAGGCGATCAACCCGTTTGCGGATGGTTTCCCAGTTGGTGAGCATTCCCCCCAACCACCGTTGATTGACGTAGTGAGCTCCACAGCGTTGGGCTTCCTGGGAAATGATGCCAGCGGCTTGGCGCTTAGTGCCGACAAATAAGAACTTTTTACCGTTGATGGTGGAAGAGCGGACATACTCATAGGCATCTTCCATCAGTTGGGCGGTTTGCACCAGGTCAATAATATGAACACCATTGCGGGCGGTGTAGATATATTGATCCATGCGGGGGTTCCAGCGGCGGGTTTGGTGGCCGAAGTGAACACCAGACTCTAGCAAATCTGCGAGAGAAACTACGGGCATGTTAAATTTTCTCCTATTCGGGTTTATCCTTCATCCAAGGGAATTTCCGCCTGTGGCAGAAACACCCGAAAGCTTGGATGTGCGAATTTTTGACAACCTTTCCAGTTTAGCAGGCGATCGCCCCGATTACCCACGCTTACCACTGGGAAATAAACTCTGTTGCCTTTAATCCAAATCGACGACAATCTTCAGTCAGAACAACCAAAAATTTGATTCGTTTTAAGTCCAGGGTACAGGAGTTGAACCTGTCTAGGGCGAATTATGAGTTCGCTGCCTCAACCGCTCGGCCAACCCTGGTAATTGGTTTGTGGGAAAGCGCCCAGGGATATATTCTAAACCACTGCCTACCACCCAGGAGAGTGATCAATAATTTCCCCTAGGAGGGATTGTTTAATCTTGGCAAATTGAGATAATTTTGAAATTTCCTGGGGCATAATAAATCGAACTATCCAAAAAACCGCTTCAATGGCGATCGCCAGGTTATGTCCACCAAAAGTAAGATTTTTCTTGTCCTGTTAGTTTTTTGTCCCCTCTCCTTTGCCGCCCACTGGTTGGGTTGGGGGGAAACGACGGTGTTCATTTTGGCTGGTTTGGCCATTGTGCCCCTAGCAGCCTTCATGGGCACGGCCACGGAGGAAATCGCCGTGGTAATCGGTCCTAATGCGGGGGGCCTGCTCAATGCCACCTTCGGCAACGCCACAGAACTAATTTTGGCCTATATCGCCCTAAAAGAAGGGTTAATCGAGGTGGTCAAAGCCACCCTGACAGGATCAATTATTGGTAACTTACTGCTAGTAATGGGTTTTGCCGTCTTCCTGGGGGGATTGCGCTATAAGGAACAAAATTTCCAACCCCTCGCCGCTCGCTTGAATGCATCCACCATGAATTTGGGGGTAGTGGCGATTCTGTTACCCACAGCCTTGCAATACACCTCCACGGGGGTGGAGGAAACGGTTTTACAAAATCTCTCTGTGGCCGTGGCCGTGGTGTTAATCGGTGTCTACCTCCTCTCCTTGGTGTTTTCCATGGGAACCCATGCCTATCTGTACGATGTGGGCGTGGCCGAGAATATGGAGATGCCCGAACTCGGCGAAGATGTATCAGAACCGGAACCTCCTACGGAAGAAGAAAAACCCAATCTTTGGCTTTGGACGGGAGTTTTATTGGTAGTCACCCTAGGGGTAGCGGTGGAATCGGAATTGCTGGTGGGTTCCTTAGAGGTGGCCACGGAATCCCTGGGATTAACTGCCCTGTTCACCGGGGTAATCGTCCTACCCATTATCGGTAACGCTGCCGAGCACGCCACCGCCGTCACTGTGGCCATGAAAGATAAAATGGATCTCTCCATGTCTGTGGTGATGGGGTCGAGCCTGCAAATTGCCTTCTTTGTGGCCCCAGTCTTGGTCATCGTCGGCTGGGCGATCGGTCAGCCCATGGATTTAAACTTCAATCCATTCGAGTTGGTAGCGGTATTGGTGGCAGTTTTGATTGTCAACTCTATCAGTAGTGATGGCACTTCCAATTGGTTAGAGGGCATCCTGTTGCTTGCTACCTATGCCATTGTGGCCCTGGCCTTTTTCTTTCATCCCACCCTGGTCTAGTAGTTGATGAGTGATCTCTTCCAACTCTAAACCCGGGGTAGTGTAACTGATTGGGGCTGATTTTGATATTTGCCCCTTCTGGTTTCATAGCTAATATCGCAGTCTTCCCCTTCAAAAAAGAGTAACTGTACGATGCCTTCGTTGGCGTAGATACGGCAATCAGCACTGGAGGAATTGGAAAATTCTAGGGTGAGGTGACCACACCACCCCGCTTCCCCCGGAGTTAAGTTGGCAATAATACCAGCCCTGGCGTAAGTACTTTTACCAATACAAAGTACGGTTACATTAGCAGGGATGGCCAATCTTTCCACTGCAACTCCCAGGCCGTAGGAGTGGGCTGGCAAAATAAAATAACTGCCACTGTCATCCCTGTGCAGTTGGGTAGCTTCCAAATTGTGGGGGTTAAAGTTTTTGGGATCAACTACAGTGCCCGGAATATGGCGAAAAATGCGAAAATCCGCCGCAGAAAGCCTAATATCATAACCAAAACTGCTCAGACCAAAGGAAATAGCCGGTTGTCCCTCTATTTGCCGCATTAACTTGGGTTCAAAAGGCTCAATCATGCCTTGGGCAGCTTGAGCACGGATCCAAATATCATTCTTAATCATGGGCAAAGTTCAGGGAAATAAAGCGGCAATCATTATAGCTGCATCAATGGCGATCGCCGACGGGAATAATTTGAGCTAGTCTTGAATTGATCTGATCAATGAAATGATTAATCAGGAGAAAAACTGAAAATGTTTGTTATCACCGACGAATTTTGGCTTCATCAAATAAATTTTAATACTATGATTTGTGAATAAATTTATGGAACAGTAAATATCAACGATTATATAGTAGTTTCAAATAAAGCTGAGACGCTAAACGCCACAGTAAGAACGGATAATTTCATCAAGAGACGTGTCAATAGGAGCGTACATTCTAGCTCGTTTCAAGGCACTAAAGTCATGCTCAATATCATTTAAATCAGGAGAATATTTCGGCAAAAAAAGAACTTCATGACCTGCTTCTTTAGCCAATTCTTTAATGGCAGTTTTACGATGAATAGGAGCATTATCCATTATTAATATTGATGGAATGTCGAGGGAGGGTAGCAAATATAATTTTAACCATCCTTCAAAGCCTTCTGCATTCAAACTCCCGGTAAAAACCATCGGCGCAATCAAATCTTTTTTTCCTTTTCTTCTCCCTGCTACTAGATTTTCTCTGACTCCCCTTTTTCCTTGTCTATCTCCATAAACTTTTTTTCCTTTTTTTGACCAGGCATAAATACAAGCCTGGATTGCTTCGAATCCAGATTCATCTATGTAAACTATAGCTTGACTACCATAGAGCTTAATTAGTTCTCTTAACATTCTATAGTACTTAACTCGTTCCTCCCGGTTTCTTTCTCGATAACGTAGTTCTTTTTTTTTCTGTTTATTTTCATTTTCTTTAATGCGTAATATACGGCACTCGGCCTCACTCCAAATTTCTTGGCTCTGTCTATCAATCTTGCATCGGGATTTTCTTCTACGTCTTTTTTTAGAGCTTCCCAGTCTAATTTCCTATGGCGACGCTCTACTTTTGTTGGGCTTAAATCTACTCTATTTAACCATCTGTATATCGAGGCTTTTCCTATTTTATATATCTTGGAAGCCTCAGTTATTTTTCCTCCAGCTTCTATATAAGCTACTACCCTTTGCCTTAAATCTAAACTGTAAGCCATTGTTTAAACCTGTTCATTTTGTACACTCCATAATTTTACATTAAATTCTCTCATCGTTAATTGAAATGACTATATTTTTAAAATTTCTAGAAACTTAGCTATAAAGTCTTAATTTATCGCCTCTAGCTAAATTGTTTAAAAATAATATAAGTAGGCGTAGTCAGAACTACAATTTGGAGAAATTTTAACTGATTATGTTATTTCATTATTATCTAAATCTGTCCCGGTCGAAATTGAGAATCTTTTAACTGTTCTAGGCGGAAATTTCCAGCTCTAGCGATGGGTGAGCGTGAGGCAGGGAACTGCGATAACCTAAAATTTGACTAAATTAACCCCTGAAGAATCAGAATTATCTCACTGACAGGCCTAAAAAATTTCCTATAATTGACAACAAGCTCATTTTACAAGCAGGTTCAGCATGTCAAACCAACGGGATTACACGCTCATTATTGATAAAAGCGGTAGCATGTCCATCATTGAGCCAAAATTCCAAAAAAGCCGATGGGAGCTAGTTCAAGAATCAACCCTCGCCCTTGCCAGAAAATGTGACCAGCTAGATGCTAACGGAATCACAGTGTACACTTTCTCCGGCAAATTCCGCCGTTATGACAACGTTAACGCATCTAAAGTGGAGCAAATTTTTCAAGAAAATGAACCAGTGGGTGGTACTAATCTCACCGCTGTGTTACAAGATGCGCTCAATAATTTTTTACAACGAAAAAAATCTAATCAGGCTCCAACAGGAGAAACTATTTTAGTCATTACGGATGGAGAACCCAATGACCGTAGATCCGTTTTTGAAATCATTATCCAAGCCAGTAAGTGTCTAGATGCGGATGAAGAATTAGCTATTTCATTCATGCAAATTGGGAATGATCCCAGTGCCACCAAGTTTCTCCAGGCCCTTGATGATCAATTAATGGAAGTAGGAGCCAAGTTTGATATTGTTGATACGGTAACCTTTGATGAAATGGAAGACCTAACTTTAACTGAAGTTTTATTAAATGCTATTGAGGATTGAAACCAGATATTTTATTATGAATAACTCCGATTCCATTGACTCTATACTGGCTGACCTCCGCCAAAAATATATTGAAGAGCCAGAAACGCTATCTAGTAATCCAGCTATAGCTTCTACTTCAAATAAGGAGCAAAAACATCCAACTTTAGATATTATTTTAAATGAATTAAAGCAAGGTTTTAAGGTTAATTATTTTTCCGAAAAAACGCCTAAAATTCAAGCTACATTTAAACAAACATCCGAATCTTTAAACCCAGAATTAAAAAAATTAATTGATCACCAAGAGCAACAAAGACAGGCAATTATCGCTCAAAAAGCTCAACAATGGCTAGAGCAACTTGACCCACTGTCTGGTGAGGGAATTTGGTTTGCGGATTTAGCTAAGCATTATCCCTCTACCCTAGCCGCGGCAATTGCTTTATTAAATAACGAATCAACCTAACGTAGTCTTAATTATTAAAATCACAAAAATGATTGACATTGTAAAAGCAGATCTTAATTCAGCTGTCCATGCAGAAGCAATGATTCAATTGATGAATGAATATGCCTGTGATCCCATGGGAGGAGGAGAAGAATTACCCAATTATGTTAAAGCAAATCTGCCAGCAGAACTTGCTAAAAGACCTTCTGCCCACATTATCCTCGCCTTTGTTGATTCTAAACCTGCTGGTCTTTTAGTATGTCTAGAAGGATTTTCTACTTTTGCTTGCAAGCCATTATTAAATATTCATGACGTCATTGTTTCTTTGCCTTATCGTGGCAAAGGTTTATCAAAATTAATGTTGCAAAAAGCAGAAGCCATCGCTTTAGATTTGGGCTGTTGCAAACTCACCTTAGAAGTACTGGAAGGAAATCATGTTGCCCAATCAGCGTACAGATCATTCGGGTTTGGGAATTATGAGCTAGATCCCCAAATGGGAAAAGCATTATTTTGGCAAAAAAAGTTACCGGACATATCTACATTAGATAGTCATGTGTCATCAATAATGATAAAGCAAGATAGCTAGTTTCCTCTATTTAAATTGGCGATCGCCTAGGATTTAGATAACCATAACTAATCGATAGATAATTCCGGTTCCAGCGATAGAATTTCAGAAATTATGGAGATTTCTCAGTGAATCATTGGGTTTAGATTAAAGCAACAGTTAAAGCTGGTTATGGAGTTGCTTCCGGTCAGTCTGGTGATCAACGTTTCCCTGGGGGAACTATTGCTATGCAAAAGCCCTTTTTTGGGAAGCATGGATTAAATTTAGATGATTATTACTTAGGCACAATTAACTTAAGCATTGCGCCTCATCAATACAAAATAAAGCTAGCCAAATATACCTTTAAAGAAATACAATAGTCAAGTAAAGATCCAGCGGAAGATTTTTCTTTTTTTGATTGCCGTATCATTGCTACTGATGCTCAAATAGTTAACGGTCTAATTTATTATCCCCATCCCGAAACCAAGCCTGAGCATTTTCAACCGCCAGATATTCTAGAATTTATCGGAGCCTTCATTCCTAACTTATACTACGATGACCAGATAACTATTGAAGTTGATTTTAATCAAATTGAAGTTTTTTAAAATTCCACTAGAAATAATCAATAACTAAAAACCAATTTAGCCTGTAACTAAAATCATGGATACATTTCATACCAGAATCGTTGAATCGCACTTATGTACGACCTAAAAATAGACAGAATAATCCTATAGCAAAGCAAATTCATCACCTTAGTGCTAACTCCCTTAGCCAGTGTACATAGCTTATTTTTTCACACATGAAAGCCTGTAAATAACGTAGTTTG
The genomic region above belongs to Synechocystis sp. PCC 6803 substr. PCC-P and contains:
- the rpsB gene encoding 30S ribosomal protein S2; this translates as MPVVSLADLLESGVHFGHQTRRWNPRMDQYIYTARNGVHIIDLVQTAQLMEDAYEYVRSSTINGKKFLFVGTKRQAAGIISQEAQRCGAHYVNQRWLGGMLTNWETIRKRVDRLKELEALEASGGIDRRGKKEGSMLRRELGKLQKYLGGIKNMRKLPDVVVIVDQRREHNAIHECQKLGIPIIAMLDTNCDPDVVDVPIPANDDAIRSIKLIVGKLADAIYEGRHGQPDVSDDYEEFDEGLDGDNLEVEAAEEVEEAAEAEVAATPEA
- the cax gene encoding calcium/proton exchanger — translated: MSTKSKIFLVLLVFCPLSFAAHWLGWGETTVFILAGLAIVPLAAFMGTATEEIAVVIGPNAGGLLNATFGNATELILAYIALKEGLIEVVKATLTGSIIGNLLLVMGFAVFLGGLRYKEQNFQPLAARLNASTMNLGVVAILLPTALQYTSTGVEETVLQNLSVAVAVVLIGVYLLSLVFSMGTHAYLYDVGVAENMEMPELGEDVSEPEPPTEEEKPNLWLWTGVLLVVTLGVAVESELLVGSLEVATESLGLTALFTGVIVLPIIGNAAEHATAVTVAMKDKMDLSMSVVMGSSLQIAFFVAPVLVIVGWAIGQPMDLNFNPFELVAVLVAVLIVNSISSDGTSNWLEGILLLATYAIVALAFFFHPTLV
- the dcd gene encoding dCTP deaminase, with product MIKNDIWIRAQAAQGMIEPFEPKLMRQIEGQPAISFGLSSFGYDIRLSAADFRIFRHIPGTVVDPKNFNPHNLEATQLHRDDSGSYFILPAHSYGLGVAVERLAIPANVTVLCIGKSTYARAGIIANLTPGEAGWCGHLTLEFSNSSSADCRIYANEGIVQLLFFEGEDCDISYETRRGKYQNQPQSVTLPRV
- a CDS encoding transposase, producing the protein MLRIKENENKQKKKELRYRERNREERVKYYRMLRELIKLYGSQAIVYIDESGFEAIQACIYAWSKKGKKVYGDRQGKRGVRENLVAGRRKGKKDLIAPMVFTGSLNAEGFEGWLKLYLLPSLDIPSILIMDNAPIHRKTAIKELAKEAGHEVLFLPKYSPDLNDIEHDFSALKRARMYAPIDTSLDEIIRSYCGV
- a CDS encoding IS630 transposase-related protein; protein product: MAYSLDLRQRVVAYIEAGGKITEASKIYKIGKASIYRWLNRVDLSPTKVERRHRKLDWEALKKDVEENPDARLIDRAKKFGVRPSAVYYALKKMKINRKKKNYVIEKETGRNELSTIEC
- a CDS encoding VWA domain-containing protein, translating into MSNQRDYTLIIDKSGSMSIIEPKFQKSRWELVQESTLALARKCDQLDANGITVYTFSGKFRRYDNVNASKVEQIFQENEPVGGTNLTAVLQDALNNFLQRKKSNQAPTGETILVITDGEPNDRRSVFEIIIQASKCLDADEELAISFMQIGNDPSATKFLQALDDQLMEVGAKFDIVDTVTFDEMEDLTLTEVLLNAIED
- a CDS encoding salt stress protein, Slr1339 family, whose translation is MNNSDSIDSILADLRQKYIEEPETLSSNPAIASTSNKEQKHPTLDIILNELKQGFKVNYFSEKTPKIQATFKQTSESLNPELKKLIDHQEQQRQAIIAQKAQQWLEQLDPLSGEGIWFADLAKHYPSTLAAAIALLNNEST
- a CDS encoding GNAT family N-acetyltransferase, which produces MIDIVKADLNSAVHAEAMIQLMNEYACDPMGGGEELPNYVKANLPAELAKRPSAHIILAFVDSKPAGLLVCLEGFSTFACKPLLNIHDVIVSLPYRGKGLSKLMLQKAEAIALDLGCCKLTLEVLEGNHVAQSAYRSFGFGNYELDPQMGKALFWQKKLPDISTLDSHVSSIMIKQDS